A window of the Bradyrhizobium diazoefficiens genome harbors these coding sequences:
- the trpS gene encoding tryptophan--tRNA ligase, translated as MPFVERVFSGVQPTGNLHLGNYLGAIVNFVKMQETHNCIYCVVDMHAITQGLDVWGGPAQLARTTREVTAAFIAAGIDPKKHIVFNQSQVSGHAELTWIFNCVARMGWLGRMTQFKEKAGKDRENASVGLFDYPVLMAADILLYRATHVPVGEDQKQHLELSRDIAQKFNNDFGDSIRSNGANDGLFFPLPEPFITGPATRVMSLRDGTKKMSKSDASDNSRINLTDDADTIAQKIRKAKTDPEPLPSEEKGLEARPEADNLVGIFAALAGRSKASVLGEFGGGQFSSFKNALAELCVTKLAPVAGEMKRLVADPGHIETILNDGSDRARAIAEETMNLSKDIVGFIRRR; from the coding sequence ATGCCATTCGTTGAACGGGTTTTTTCGGGCGTCCAGCCGACCGGCAATCTGCACCTCGGCAATTACCTCGGTGCGATCGTCAACTTCGTGAAGATGCAGGAAACCCACAACTGCATCTATTGCGTCGTCGACATGCACGCGATCACGCAAGGCCTGGACGTCTGGGGTGGCCCCGCCCAGCTGGCGCGCACCACCCGAGAGGTGACCGCAGCGTTCATCGCCGCCGGCATCGATCCGAAGAAGCACATCGTGTTCAACCAGAGCCAGGTCTCCGGCCATGCCGAGCTCACCTGGATCTTCAACTGCGTCGCGCGGATGGGCTGGCTCGGCCGCATGACCCAGTTCAAGGAGAAGGCCGGCAAGGACCGCGAGAACGCCTCGGTCGGGCTGTTCGACTATCCCGTGCTGATGGCCGCCGACATTCTGCTCTACCGCGCCACCCACGTTCCGGTCGGTGAGGACCAGAAGCAGCATCTCGAGCTCTCGCGCGACATCGCGCAAAAGTTCAACAATGATTTCGGCGATTCCATTCGCAGCAACGGCGCCAATGACGGCCTGTTCTTCCCGCTGCCGGAACCGTTCATCACGGGCCCGGCAACGCGCGTGATGAGCTTGCGCGACGGCACCAAGAAGATGTCCAAGTCGGATGCGTCCGACAATTCGCGCATCAATCTGACCGACGACGCCGACACCATCGCGCAGAAGATCCGCAAGGCGAAGACCGATCCGGAGCCGCTGCCGAGCGAAGAGAAGGGCCTGGAAGCGCGCCCCGAGGCCGACAATCTCGTCGGCATTTTCGCCGCGCTCGCCGGCCGTTCCAAAGCCAGCGTGCTCGGCGAGTTCGGCGGCGGCCAGTTCTCCAGCTTCAAGAACGCGCTGGCGGAGCTGTGCGTCACCAAGCTTGCGCCGGTCGCCGGCGAGATGAAGCGCCTGGTCGCCGACCCCGGCCATATCGAGACCATCCTGAACGATGGTTCCGACCGGGCCCGCGCCATCGCCGAGGAGACCATGAACCTCTCCAAGGACATCGTCGGCTTCATCCGCCGTCGC